Proteins from one Bactrocera neohumeralis isolate Rockhampton chromosome 3, APGP_CSIRO_Bneo_wtdbg2-racon-allhic-juicebox.fasta_v2, whole genome shotgun sequence genomic window:
- the LOC126752326 gene encoding PI-PLC X domain-containing protein 1 produces MSAIKVCEALVGLYIYALCGLSTVSALPYNYDDIHDLSATRPDAQPKQLRLWLTISARHRFLEVSWTNAPAHKDDHILITMQAPHKFERVELTTGTPLAAFDNAEGSGFVPNDGVTERSTSSPTRYLLERENKHNYVARSNASDTFEGSGFVDTYNAAPPTASMPPRLYWISNNGSGDIVAALQPSAAAQWFTTGVYFDYGLSRNVTAKTGCYGFWASYVNASGDILATSCLRAYPRWMREMRAQVGGMRMRDLFIPGTHDSGSYRPNFDPLLRETIVTKYALTQDDDIRGQLLHGVRYLDIRVGYYRNTPERFYINHGVTRQRPLAEIIEQVKEFVLETNEIVIFGLKEFPVGFGKGLGVHRLLVSFLQQQFGDVIVHPSASWRATLNDIWSRQQNVILAYDKGQVVAEFPNTLFRSVEQRWGNVQTWPKLEKYLRSINNFDVSRLSSRPIADMAELTPDTWGVILDKYGGLRKMADQVNWRISELYRDELGANANIVAVDFIRGTSLMDIALEWNKRKVVYY; encoded by the exons ATGTCAGCAATAAAAGTGTGTGAAGCGCTCGTGGGGCTTTACATTTATGCGCTGTGTGGCCTAAGCACGGTTTCCGCGCTGCCTTACAACTACGATGACATACACGATTTAAGCGCCACGCGTCCCGACGCGCAACCAAAACAATTGCGGCTCTGGCTGACAATAAGTGCGCGCCATCGTTTTTTGGAGGTGTCTTGGACCAATGCGCCTGCGCACAAGGATGATCACATATTGATTACAATGCAGGCGCCACATAAATTTGAACGCGTCGAGCTTACTACGGGCACGCCGCTAGCCGCGTTTGATAACGCAGAAGGCAGCGGCTTTGTGCCAAACGATGGCGTTACCGAACGCAGCACTTCCTCGCCGACGCGCTATCTACTCGAACGTGAAAACAAACACAATTACGTTGCGCGTTCGAATGCGAGCGACACTTTTGAAGGTAGCGGCTTTGTGGATACTTACAACGCGGCGCCACCCACAGCATCAATGCCCCCGCGTCTTTATTGGATTTCAAACAATGGCAGCGGTGATATAGTCGCTGCATTACAACCAAGCGCCGCCGCGCAATGGTTCACCACGGGTGTATATTTTGATTATGGGCTCTCACGCAATGTGACCGCCAAAACGGGCTGCTATGGCTTTTGGGCGAGTTATGTGAATGCCAGTGGTGATATATTGGCCACCAGCTGTTTGCGCGCCTACCCGCGGTGGATGCGCGAAATGCGCGCACAGGTGGGTGGTATGCGTATGCGCGATCTCTTCATACCTGGCACACACGACTCCGGCTCGTATAGACCCAATTTCGATCCACTACTGCGCGAAACGATCGTCACAAAGTATGCGCTGACACAGGATGATGATATACGCGGTCAGTTGTTGCACGGTGTACGTTATTTGGATATACGCGTTGGTTATTATCGCAATACGCCCGAGCGTTTCTACATTAATCATGGCGTTACACGACAGCGTCCTCTAGCGGAAATTATCGAGCAAGTTAAAGAGTTCGTCTTGGAGACAAATGAGATTGTGATATTCGGTTTGAAAGAGTTTCCGGTTG GTTTCGGCAAAGGTCTTGGCGTTCATCGTCTGCTGGTCAGTTTCTTACAGCAGCAATTTGGCGATGTTATCGTGCATCCTTCAGCGTCATGGCGCGCAACATTAAACGATATTTGGTCAAGGCAACAGAACGTCATTTTGGCTTATGATAAGGGCCAAGTAGTGGCTGAATTTCCAAATACACTATTTCGATCGGTGGAGCAACGTTGGGGCAATGTGCAAACATGGCCAAAGCTGGAGAAGTACTTACGTTCAATTAACAACTTTGATGTTTC TCGCCTATCAAGCCGACCCATTGCTGATATGGCAGAACTTACACCCGACACGTGGGGTGTTATACTCGATAAATATGGTGGACTGCGAAAAATGGCCGATCAAGTCAATTGGCGTATTTCAGAACTTTATCGCGACGAATTGGGCGCAAATGCGAATATTGTAGCGGTGGATTTCATTCGTGGCACCAGCCTAATGGATATCGCTCTCGAATGGAATAAACGTAAAGTTGTGTACTATTAG